Within the Candidatus Eisenbacteria bacterium genome, the region AGGTCGCCGACGACCGGATTGAGCTGGGAAAGGCCGATGCGGATCGCGCGCATGTGGACGGCAGTCTGGGGTCGGTGGAGGAGGCGTGCAAGCGGGGCGGCGCATCGCGCCGGGAGCAAACGAAAGCGCCCGGCCAAGGGCCGGGCGATCCCGTTCATTGCGGAGGGATTCGTGCGAATCCGACCGCCTGCGCGAGAGGGATCGGGGCGACGGGCGCTTGGTGCCCGGTTTCCGTTTCCGACCCGGCATCGCGACGGGGGTCTCGCCGGACCCTCCACTTTACGCGTCGCACGCGGGCTCTCGCCGCAACTGGAAGAGCCGGCTCACGGGCCGGCCAACATCTACGGCAGGTCGCAAGGACCGTTCCTCACGGCTTGCCGCCTTCCAGACTGGCGCAAGTGATTGTGAGACCGCCGCCCTGCACGGGACAAGGATCTTTTTTCGGTTTGCCGGCCGGGCGGGACTGCAACGGCGAGTGGCGGAATGCCACGACGCCGGTGCGAAACGAGCCGGGTCCGCCGGAAGTCACTTTGTGACTTCCGGCACGAGCCGGGCGCCGCTCGTTCGGCCCCGCGGCCCCGTCAGCTTGCGGCGACGGCCCTGCCCCGAGGCATCGCCGCCAGCAGCGTGCCGAGCAGGCCGATGACGGTGAGCGCGACGAACGCGTCATGCGAGGCGGCGACGAACGCGATGCGGTCCACCGGCGTGCTTCCGCCCTCGAGCACGCGGCCGGCGTGCGCGAGGTAGCGCGAAGCGAGCGCTGCGCCGACGAACGCCGCGCCGCCGGACAGGCCGAGGTTCCGGGTCGTCCCCTGGAGCCCCGAGGCGATGCCGAGTTGCTCGTGCGGCACGAGCGAAAGGAGCGCGCTGGCGTTCGGAACCGAGAACAGCCCCTGCCCGGCGCCCACCAGCAGCAGCCCGACGGGGAGCGGCCACGCCATCGTCGTGCGCAACCCGGCGAGGACCGCGAGCCCGGCGGCCGTGGCTCCCATGCCGATGGCGGTCAGCAGCCGCGCGCCGAAGCGGTCGGCGAGCTGGCCGGCGGCGGGCGCGAGCAGGAGCGCCGCGAGCGGCAGGATCGCCACCCACAGACCCGTGCGCTGGGCGTCGTAACCGAGCACCTCCTCGAGGTAGAGCGGCACCTGCAGACCGACGCTCACGGTCACGGCCTGGCCGATCAGCGTGAGTGAGACGGCGGCGCCGAGCGGACCGAACAGGATCTTCAGCGGCAGCATGGGGTGCGACGAGCGGGCCTCGGCGGCCGAGAAAAGAACGAGCAGCAGCCCGGCGGCGATGAACAGGCCGACCACGGCGGTCGCGGCCCAGCCGGACTCCGGCCCGCGCGAAAGTGCCAGCATCAGCGAGGCGAGCGCGCCGCACCACAGGGCCGCCGCGACCAGATCGAGCGGCGGCGCCGCCGGCGCGGGCCGGTCCGCGGGCACGCGCGCGAACAGCAACGCCAGCGCCAGCGCCCCGAGCGGCGCGTTGACGAGGAAGATCCAGCGCCACGACCCGTGCGCGATCATCAGGCCGCCGAGCGGCGCCCCCAGCGCGAGCCCGACACCGACCATCGCCCCGAACGCCCCGAGCGCGCGACCGCGCTCCTCGAGCGGAAACGCCGAGACGAGCAGCGCCGAGCCGTTCGCGGACACCAGCGCACCGCCGACGCCCTGCAGGACGCGGGCCGCGATCAGCACGTGCACCGACGGCGAGAGCCCGCACAGGAGCGAGGCGAGCGTGAACAGGACGAGGCCGGTGGCGTACACCCCGCGCCGTCCGCGCAGGTCCGCGAGCCGGCCCGCGCTCAGCATCAGGCCGGTGATCGTGACCGTGTAGGCGAGCACCACCCACTCGATGGTCGTGAACGGCACCGCGAAGCGCCGCTGCAGGGTGGGCAGCGCGATGTTGACCACCATCGCGTCGAGCGCCGCCATCACCACGCCGAGGGCGATGGGCGGGAAGACGCGCCACCGCGGGTACGGCAGGCCGGCGAGCGGCGCCCGCACCGTCATTTCTGGCGCAGGATCTTGAGGATCTCCGGCAGGTTGGGCGTCTTGCCGTAGAGCAGCAGGCCGAGGCGGAACAGCTTCGCGGACAGCACGAGCGCGGCCAGCGACGTCAGCACGAGCAGTCCGAGCGACGCGGCGATCTGCCAGGCGGGGACGGCGGCGCCGGTGATCGTGCCCACGGCGAGCCGCATCATCATCGTCGTCGGCGCGGTGGGCGGGAAGAGCGACATGCCGATGGTGATCTGCGAACCGGGGTTGTTGAGGATCTTGGTCAGGCCGTAGAACGGCAGGAAGTTCATCATCGTGAAGACGATGGCCAGCTGCTGCGCCTCGCGCAGGTTGTTCGCGATCGCGCCGATGCCGGTCATCAGGCTCGCGTAGAACAGGTAGCCGAACAGGAAATAGAGGATGGCGAGAATCACCAGCATCGGCGACACGTCGATCGGTCCGATGGCGAGCGAGGCGCTGGCGGCCAGAATGCCGAACGTCAGCCAGACGCCGACCAGGGTCAGGCCCGCGCCGCCGAGCCCGATCAGCTTGCCGACCATGAGGTCGTTGGGCGTGACCGTGCACAGCAGCGACTCGAGGATGCGCGATTCCTTCTCCTCGGCGACGCCCTGCAGCAGGTACTGGCCGCCGCTCACGATGGCCAGCCCGAGCAGCAGCGCGAGCGCGAACGGCATCAGGAAGGCGACCAGCTCCCGGGTATCGTCCTTCACCGCGTACCGGCCGCCGCGGTCCGGCACCAGCAGCTCGGTGGTCGCGCCGAGCCCGATGACGCGATCAATGCGGGTGGAATCCACGCCCGCGCTCAGCAGCGAACGCGTGAGCCAGACCCTCAGCATGCGGTCGTCGGCCGAAGCCGTGAACGCCCGCGTGTCGTGCTCGTAGCGCCGGAGGCGGCCGCTGCGCAGGAAGTCCCCGGCGACGACCAGCACGGTGTTGACCGTTCCGGCGTCGAGCGAGTCGAGCGCCGTCTGCTGGTCCGCGAAACGGCGCGCCGTGATCGGCACCACTTCGGGCTTCGGGGCGGTGACCGGCGCGGCGCGCCGCGCGGACGCGGGGGCGGGTCCGACCGGCACGACGTAGTCCCAGCGCAGCGGGGCGGTCGAGAAGACGCCGGAGGAGTCCACCAAGGCGACGATGCGCGACTGGCGGGCGTGCGCGCGGACGTCGTCGCTTCCCGACTTGGACAGCATCACCGACAGGAACATGAGCGCCGGCGTGAGCAGCACGGAGAAGATGAACGCCTTGCGGCGGACGGTCGTCAGGTACTCGCGCCGCGCGATGATGAACGCCCGCTCGAACGAGGTCTTCATCGCACGCCTCCGAGCTGCGGGTCGAGGTCCACGGTGGGCGGGCCGCTGCGGCCCTTGTCGAGGCCGACCCCGGCGGTGACCACGTGGACGAAGATGTCCTCGAGCGGGGGGATGACGCGGCTGAACGACTCGATCGCGACCTTTCGCTCGAGCAGCGCGGCGAGCAGCGACGCTGGCGTGGCCGAGCCGTCGAGCGTGACGCGCGTGGCGCCGTTCACCTTCTCCCGGGAGCGCACTCCCGGCAGTCCGCCGGGGATCTCGCCGCCCTCGATGTCGAACGCGTGCTCGGCGTGCTGGCGGCGGATGTCGCCGACGCGGCCGTAAAGCACCATGTGGCCGCGATTGATCATCAGCGCCCGGTCGCACTGCTGTTCGACCTTGTTCATCTGGTGCGTCGAAAGGAGCACGGTGGTGCCCTGCTGGCGGCGGCGGCGAAGCACGTCCTCGAGCAGCGCGACGTTGACCGGATCGAGCCCGGTGAAGGGCTCGTCGAGGATGAGCAACTGCGGGTTGCCGATGAGGGCGCTGCACAACTGCAGCTTCTGCTGCATGCCCTTGCTGAGCGCGGTCACCTGCTTCTTCGCCCAGCCGGCCAGCTCGAACTCCTCGAGCAGCGCCACCGCCGCCTGGCGCGCGCCGCGCGCGCCGAGCCCGTTGAGCTCGCCGTAGTAGGACAGCGCTTCGAGCACGGGAACCTTCTTGTAGATCCCCCGCTCCTCGGGCAGGTAGGCGATGCGCGGCCTGCCGGGGTCGCCGGCGGGCTTGCCGGCCAGCGTGATGGCGCCGCCGTCGGGCTTGATGATGTCGGTGATCATCCGGATGAGCGTCGTCTTGCCCGCGCCGTTGGGTCCGAGCAGCGCGAAGATCTCGCCTTGCGGAACCTCGAACGTGACGTCGTTCACGACGATTCGATCGTCGTAGATCTTCCGGACACTGCTGACCTGGAGCATGGATCCTTCCCGGGGCGGGCGCGGCGGGTGTGGGGCGGCGCGGGTGGTTCGCCCGCGCCGGCGACGCGGCGGGTCCCGGCCCGGGCAGCCCGTCTGCTGCGTCGCGGCCCGCTACGGTAGCGGCGATGCGAGTGGCGCTCAAGCCCCGGACCGCGAACCCCGCCCCGCGCCCCTGCGGGCCCGCCCGGGCTCGCCCCGCGGGGGACCGGCGCGCCCGGGAACGCGGGCGGCACGGCGCCCGGGGCGGGGCAGGCCGCAGTCGGGGGGCCCGGAACGTGACATCATGCCGGGCGCCTGCCCTGCCGATAACGACCGCACACCGACATCTGGAAGGCCCCGCGCCGGTCCGGCCGGCGGCGGTGGCGCCCGCGAGGGCGCCGGGTCTTCCGCAACTTCGGGGGATTCCCGCGCCATGCCCATCGCTCGTTTCATCCGGGCCGCCCTTCGGCGCCCGTTCGTGCTCGCGGTTCTGGCCCTCGCGGCCGCGGGCTGCAGCAGCAAGACGGTCGCACCGCCTCCGCCGCTTCCGCCGCTCTCGCGCGTCGAGCTGGTGCCGACGGGCGATTCGCTCGCCGTCGGTGGCTCGCGGCTGTTCACGGCGACCGCCTACGACACGAACGACGTCGCCGTCTCGGGTGCGTCGTTCATCTGGACGTCCACGAACAACGGCGTGATCACGGCCGGCAGCAACGGCCTGGCCACCGCGCAGGGAGAGGGCACGGCCTGGATCGTCGCTTCGGCGGGCGGCAAGTCGGATTCCGCGCGCGTGTTCGTCTACACGCAGAACGGCTGGTACGCGCAGACGAGCAACACGACCCGAAACCTGAACGGTGTCTTCTTCCTGCCCGACGGACGCACGGGATTCGCGGTCGGCGCGCTGGGCACGGTGGTGCGCACGCTCGACGCGGGCGCGACCTGGGCGACGATCACGAGCGGCACGACGAACGACCTGCAGAGCGTCTGGTTCACGTCGTCGAGCAACGGCTGGATCGCGGGCGACGCGGGCGTGGTGCTCAAGACATCGAACGGCGGCACGACCTGGACGCGCGATCTGACGGTGGGCGCTTCCGAGAACCTGATGTGCGTCCGCTTCGCCGACGCCAGCCACGGCTGGTTCGTGGGCTCGAGCGGCGTCGTGGTGCGCACCGCCAACGGTGGCGCGACGTGGACGCGTACGCATCCGACGGCGAATCAGCTGAGCGGAGTCTCCTTCGCGGACACTTCGAACGGCTGGGCGGTCGGCAACACGGGCACGATTCTCGGCACCCACGACGGCGGCCGGAGCTGGTACGTGGTGCAGCCGTCGGTGACGGCGCTGACGCTGGAAGCGGTCTGGCGCAACAGCAACACGCTGGCGTGGGGCGCGGGCGCCGCGGGCGCGCGTGTCAGCACGGCGGCGACCTCCGACTCGCTGGCCTGGAGCTCCGGATCGTTCGGCGCGGCGAACGACCTGCGCGGGCTGATGTTCGTGTCGGACCAGACCGGCTACGCGGTGGGATCGAACGGCGGCGGGGTGGTGCTCAAGACGCTCAACGGCGGCGGCACCTGGGCCG harbors:
- a CDS encoding ATP-binding cassette domain-containing protein, which translates into the protein MLQVSSVRKIYDDRIVVNDVTFEVPQGEIFALLGPNGAGKTTLIRMITDIIKPDGGAITLAGKPAGDPGRPRIAYLPEERGIYKKVPVLEALSYYGELNGLGARGARQAAVALLEEFELAGWAKKQVTALSKGMQQKLQLCSALIGNPQLLILDEPFTGLDPVNVALLEDVLRRRRQQGTTVLLSTHQMNKVEQQCDRALMINRGHMVLYGRVGDIRRQHAEHAFDIEGGEIPGGLPGVRSREKVNGATRVTLDGSATPASLLAALLERKVAIESFSRVIPPLEDIFVHVVTAGVGLDKGRSGPPTVDLDPQLGGVR
- a CDS encoding MFS transporter encodes the protein MTVRAPLAGLPYPRWRVFPPIALGVVMAALDAMVVNIALPTLQRRFAVPFTTIEWVVLAYTVTITGLMLSAGRLADLRGRRGVYATGLVLFTLASLLCGLSPSVHVLIAARVLQGVGGALVSANGSALLVSAFPLEERGRALGAFGAMVGVGLALGAPLGGLMIAHGSWRWIFLVNAPLGALALALLFARVPADRPAPAAPPLDLVAAALWCGALASLMLALSRGPESGWAATAVVGLFIAAGLLLVLFSAAEARSSHPMLPLKILFGPLGAAVSLTLIGQAVTVSVGLQVPLYLEEVLGYDAQRTGLWVAILPLAALLLAPAAGQLADRFGARLLTAIGMGATAAGLAVLAGLRTTMAWPLPVGLLLVGAGQGLFSVPNASALLSLVPHEQLGIASGLQGTTRNLGLSGGAAFVGAALASRYLAHAGRVLEGGSTPVDRIAFVAASHDAFVALTVIGLLGTLLAAMPRGRAVAAS
- a CDS encoding ABC transporter permease, encoding MKTSFERAFIIARREYLTTVRRKAFIFSVLLTPALMFLSVMLSKSGSDDVRAHARQSRIVALVDSSGVFSTAPLRWDYVVPVGPAPASARRAAPVTAPKPEVVPITARRFADQQTALDSLDAGTVNTVLVVAGDFLRSGRLRRYEHDTRAFTASADDRMLRVWLTRSLLSAGVDSTRIDRVIGLGATTELLVPDRGGRYAVKDDTRELVAFLMPFALALLLGLAIVSGGQYLLQGVAEEKESRILESLLCTVTPNDLMVGKLIGLGGAGLTLVGVWLTFGILAASASLAIGPIDVSPMLVILAILYFLFGYLFYASLMTGIGAIANNLREAQQLAIVFTMMNFLPFYGLTKILNNPGSQITIGMSLFPPTAPTTMMMRLAVGTITGAAVPAWQIAASLGLLVLTSLAALVLSAKLFRLGLLLYGKTPNLPEILKILRQK